Proteins from a genomic interval of Irregularibacter muris:
- a CDS encoding LacI family DNA-binding transcriptional regulator, whose product MTTLKDIAKEVGVSVSTVSRVLNMKYSNAASKETQDRIWEVVRKTNYKPNIYARCLKKGADLDMPSKGPKSIYCIYARSSAPTENPFFSEVAHSIEYECYQNNCFVKYLFLGYDLSNPQISKQISDIKADGIVIIGRYDEKLLESFLKNHKHVVYTGLNKIDTKYDQIICDGYEAACMAVDYLYGLGHRKIAYIGEEENETRFLGYKDSLHRLGLSYNKEIVTNIRQSFDGGYMGAKKLINRSNNFSAVFCANDITATGALRAFKECALKIPEDISIISVDDIEMSQYTSPMLTTVHIPTDELGKVATRILFERIANGPHLPLKIMLPFHLIKRESCGKPSDKFK is encoded by the coding sequence ATGACGACTTTAAAAGATATCGCTAAAGAAGTTGGCGTTTCTGTTTCAACTGTCTCCAGAGTATTGAATATGAAATATAGTAATGCTGCAAGTAAAGAAACACAAGACCGTATTTGGGAAGTTGTTCGCAAAACAAATTATAAGCCAAATATTTATGCACGCTGTTTAAAAAAAGGTGCAGATTTAGATATGCCATCCAAAGGACCTAAGTCTATTTATTGCATATATGCGCGATCTTCTGCCCCAACAGAAAATCCTTTTTTTTCAGAAGTAGCCCATTCTATTGAATACGAGTGCTATCAAAATAATTGCTTTGTTAAATACTTGTTTTTGGGCTATGATCTATCTAATCCGCAAATAAGTAAACAAATTAGTGATATTAAGGCAGATGGTATTGTAATAATTGGACGATATGATGAAAAACTTTTAGAATCTTTTTTAAAAAACCATAAACATGTAGTCTATACAGGATTGAACAAAATAGATACAAAGTATGATCAAATAATTTGTGATGGTTATGAAGCTGCCTGTATGGCTGTTGATTATTTATATGGTTTGGGTCATAGAAAAATAGCCTATATTGGTGAAGAAGAAAATGAAACACGTTTTTTGGGATATAAGGATTCCCTACATCGATTAGGATTATCATATAATAAGGAAATCGTAACAAATATTAGACAATCATTTGATGGTGGATATATGGGGGCAAAAAAATTAATTAACAGAAGTAACAATTTTTCTGCTGTATTTTGCGCAAATGATATTACCGCTACAGGTGCATTGCGTGCATTTAAAGAATGTGCCTTAAAAATTCCAGAAGACATTTCCATTATAAGTGTGGATGATATTGAAATGTCCCAATATACATCGCCCATGTTAACTACAGTACATATACCTACTGATGAACTTGGAAAAGTCGCTACTAGAATTCTTTTTGAGCGTATTGCAAATGGTCCCCACTTACCCTTGAAAATAATGCTTCCATTTCACCTTATAAAGCGTGAAAGCTGCGGGAAACCATCTGATAAATTTAAATAG
- a CDS encoding transposase, which produces MLGAELETELGYEKGHKKINLQIIVEEVYTAIGEELAYEKLTQLEEKWGKKYPYAIKSWHTNWDVLLPLFKLPSKCRRIMYATNIIERLRHQFSKVIKTESIFPSD; this is translated from the coding sequence ATGTTAGGAGCAGAATTAGAAACCGAATTAGGTTATGAAAAAGGACACAAAAAAATAAACTTACAGATAATCGTAGAGGAAGTATATACTGCAATAGGCGAAGAATTAGCCTATGAAAAACTAACCCAGCTAGAGGAAAAGTGGGGCAAGAAATACCCCTATGCCATAAAGAGCTGGCATACTAATTGGGATGTACTATTACCCTTGTTTAAGTTGCCTTCGAAGTGTAGAAGGATTATGTACGCCACAAACATCATAGAAAGATTGCGTCATCAGTTTAGCAAAGTGATAAAAACAGAGTCCATTTTTCCATCTGATTAG
- a CDS encoding chromate transporter, which translates to MKLINIFLVFLKIGAFSFGGGYAMIPFIQREIIVKNGWLDIKEFLDIIAIAEVTPGPIAVNSATFVGYKYGGLIGSIVATLAIISVSFILIVIISRIYDKFKQSNTVKAVFLGIRPTILGLILSAAVTVGKSAFTGTQSILIALVIFIAVYKYKLHPIIAILSSGVMGVLLIR; encoded by the coding sequence ATGAAACTAATTAATATTTTCCTAGTTTTCTTGAAAATAGGTGCCTTCAGCTTTGGTGGAGGATACGCAATGATACCTTTTATTCAGCGGGAAATCATTGTGAAAAATGGGTGGCTTGATATAAAAGAATTTTTAGATATTATTGCAATTGCCGAAGTTACCCCTGGTCCAATTGCCGTAAATTCCGCAACCTTTGTTGGATATAAATATGGTGGGTTAATAGGATCAATTGTAGCAACTCTAGCTATTATTTCTGTATCCTTTATACTAATTGTTATCATTTCACGTATTTATGATAAATTTAAACAATCAAATACAGTTAAAGCAGTTTTTTTGGGAATTAGACCAACTATTTTAGGTTTAATTTTATCCGCAGCTGTCACAGTAGGCAAAAGTGCATTCACAGGTACACAAAGCATATTGATTGCTTTGGTAATTTTTATAGCAGTTTATAAATATAAACTACATCCCATTATTGCAATACTTTCTTCGGGGGTAATGGGGGTGCTTTTGATACGATAA
- a CDS encoding chromate transporter, giving the protein MQRKDISLFNIFWTFIKIGAFTFGGGYAMIPIIEKELVHEKKWIEDKELIDIIAVSQSIPGALAVNLSVFIGNQLKSWLGAIISCVGVVLPSFITIVVIAEIFEKFNNSVVVQTFFTGIRPAVVSLILLAILQLKQSVAKNWINLILIVGSFVSIEFLNINPIIVIIVSGVVGYIFFKEREGEQLYETN; this is encoded by the coding sequence ATGCAAAGAAAGGACATTTCATTATTTAATATTTTCTGGACCTTTATTAAAATTGGAGCATTCACATTTGGTGGTGGATATGCCATGATACCCATTATTGAAAAAGAGTTAGTCCATGAGAAAAAGTGGATAGAAGACAAAGAACTAATAGATATCATTGCAGTATCACAATCCATACCCGGTGCTTTAGCAGTTAACCTATCTGTATTTATCGGAAACCAACTTAAAAGCTGGTTGGGAGCGATAATATCATGTGTAGGCGTAGTCTTACCTTCATTCATTACCATTGTAGTCATCGCGGAAATATTTGAGAAGTTTAATAATTCTGTAGTAGTCCAAACTTTTTTCACTGGTATAAGACCAGCGGTGGTATCCTTGATTCTATTGGCGATACTCCAACTAAAACAGTCAGTTGCAAAGAATTGGATAAACCTCATATTAATAGTTGGATCCTTCGTATCCATTGAATTTTTAAATATTAATCCCATTATCGTAATCATAGTGTCTGGTGTGGTGGGATATATATTCTTTAAAGAAAGAGAGGGAGAACAACTATATGAAACTAATTAA
- a CDS encoding GntR family transcriptional regulator — protein sequence MNQKLNEKSIVPLYYQLAEILRENIEDGIWEPDTEIPSENTICKDFEVSRSTVRRAMQELEKEDLIYKKQGKGTFVKRKKFDKDLLGELSFFKEMKSQGLEATSEIIETDIIYPTAYIQSTMNLEKIQKIIKIRRLRKVEGDPFAIETTYLDYERYGSILQRDLDTLVLYEVLEKEFGLDIKEITAYIEPIILNEFFSQYLGRPQGAPALLMERIIKCKKGSGIFSRIIIAGDKAKFYVTTK from the coding sequence ATGAACCAAAAATTAAATGAAAAAAGTATAGTGCCATTGTATTACCAATTAGCAGAAATACTGAGAGAAAATATCGAGGATGGAATATGGGAACCTGATACAGAAATTCCTTCGGAAAATACAATATGTAAAGATTTTGAAGTAAGCAGGTCAACAGTGAGAAGAGCGATGCAGGAATTGGAAAAGGAGGATTTGATCTATAAAAAGCAAGGTAAAGGTACTTTTGTAAAGCGTAAAAAATTTGATAAAGACTTACTAGGAGAGTTGAGTTTTTTTAAAGAGATGAAGAGTCAAGGCCTAGAAGCAACTTCTGAAATCATTGAAACAGATATTATATATCCTACAGCATATATACAAAGCACTATGAATCTTGAAAAAATACAAAAAATAATAAAAATTAGAAGACTTAGAAAAGTTGAGGGTGATCCCTTTGCAATTGAAACAACGTATTTAGATTATGAAAGATATGGTTCAATTCTGCAAAGAGATTTAGATACACTGGTTCTTTATGAAGTTTTAGAAAAGGAATTTGGTTTAGATATTAAAGAAATTACTGCATATATTGAACCAATAATTCTAAATGAATTTTTTAGTCAATATTTAGGAAGACCTCAAGGGGCCCCGGCTTTATTAATGGAAAGAATTATTAAATGTAAAAAAGGCTCAGGAATATTTTCCAGAATAATTATAGCAGGGGATAAAGCAAAGTTTTATGTGACAACAAAGTAA
- a CDS encoding Tex family protein, with translation MQKIIRSLVQEFNIRETQVKNTIQLIDEGNTIPFIARYRKEMTGELDDITLRELNDRLTYLRNLESRKEEVIRLIEEQGKLTEDLKKKILGAKVLQEVEDLYLPYKRKRRTRATIAKEKGLEPLAEKILLQTMEQSEIIQEAQAYINEEKEVKSAEEAIQGAIDIIAEMISEDANYRQRIRQLTWDEGVIQTKSSLDEKSEFEMYYDYQEPIKKIVHHRVLAINRGEKKKFLQVKIEAPEEKIIRYLTKNSVKEDAKGSKVYIEEALKDAYKRLISPSIEREIRNMLTEPAEEQAIKVFATNLKSLLLQPPVPGKVTMGFDPAYRTGCKIAIVNEYGTLLDTITIYPTPPQNKVEEGKKQLINLIEKYGVQLIAIGNGTASRESEKIVADMIAEHHLKVQYVVVNEAGASIYSASKLGAEEYPDINVSLRGAISIARRLQDPLAELVKIDPKHIGVGQYQHDVNQKKMDEALRGVVEDAVNSVGVDVNTASPSLLQYVSGVNASIAKNIVAHREENGPFTSRKEFLQVKMLGKKAFTQCAGFLRISNSENILDHTGVHPESYPVAEKLIKESGFSKSDFMGKELESTAKKLETIDVEVMVQRLEVGEPTLRDIIKELQKPGRDPRDEMEKPIFRTDVMEISDLKPDMELTGTVRNVADFGAFVDIGVHQDGLVHISQLSDSFVKNPMDVVRVGDIVKVRVLDVDVERNRISLTMKGI, from the coding sequence ATGCAAAAGATAATAAGAAGTTTGGTACAAGAATTTAATATTAGAGAGACCCAAGTAAAAAACACCATTCAGTTAATAGATGAAGGAAACACCATACCTTTTATTGCACGATATCGTAAGGAAATGACAGGAGAGCTTGATGATATTACTCTAAGGGAATTAAATGATCGATTGACTTATTTAAGAAACCTAGAATCAAGAAAAGAAGAAGTCATTAGGCTTATTGAGGAGCAGGGCAAGCTGACAGAGGACTTGAAAAAGAAAATTCTTGGGGCTAAGGTACTACAAGAAGTAGAGGATCTTTATCTGCCATACAAACGAAAAAGAAGAACCAGAGCGACTATTGCCAAGGAAAAGGGATTGGAACCCTTAGCCGAAAAAATCTTACTTCAAACAATGGAACAATCAGAAATCATACAGGAGGCCCAAGCCTACATCAATGAAGAGAAAGAAGTGAAAAGCGCTGAGGAGGCTATCCAAGGGGCTATAGATATTATCGCTGAAATGATTTCGGAAGATGCGAACTATAGACAAAGAATTAGACAGCTGACCTGGGATGAAGGCGTCATCCAAACCAAATCTTCCTTGGATGAAAAATCTGAATTTGAAATGTACTATGATTATCAGGAACCCATCAAAAAAATTGTCCATCATAGAGTATTAGCCATCAATCGTGGGGAAAAGAAAAAATTCCTTCAGGTGAAAATTGAAGCTCCAGAGGAAAAAATCATTCGATATTTGACTAAAAACAGCGTCAAAGAGGACGCAAAAGGCTCAAAAGTTTACATAGAAGAAGCTCTGAAGGATGCCTACAAAAGATTAATTTCTCCTTCCATAGAGAGGGAAATTAGAAATATGCTTACTGAACCAGCAGAGGAGCAAGCTATAAAGGTTTTTGCCACTAACCTTAAAAGCCTATTATTACAACCCCCTGTACCCGGTAAGGTGACCATGGGTTTTGACCCTGCCTATAGAACAGGATGTAAAATTGCCATAGTCAATGAATATGGAACTTTACTGGATACCATCACTATCTATCCCACCCCTCCCCAAAACAAAGTAGAGGAAGGGAAAAAGCAGTTAATTAATCTCATAGAAAAATACGGCGTACAACTAATCGCCATAGGAAATGGTACAGCTTCTAGAGAATCAGAGAAAATAGTGGCGGACATGATTGCAGAACATCATCTAAAAGTGCAATACGTGGTAGTTAATGAAGCTGGGGCTTCTATTTACTCCGCTTCCAAACTAGGGGCAGAGGAGTATCCAGATATCAACGTTTCCCTAAGGGGAGCCATATCCATAGCCAGAAGGCTTCAGGACCCCTTGGCAGAATTAGTGAAAATAGATCCCAAACACATCGGAGTAGGACAATATCAACATGATGTTAATCAAAAGAAGATGGATGAAGCCCTAAGGGGTGTGGTAGAAGATGCTGTAAATAGCGTAGGAGTGGATGTGAACACCGCTTCTCCTTCTCTATTACAATATGTATCCGGAGTAAATGCCAGCATAGCCAAAAACATTGTGGCTCATCGGGAAGAAAATGGGCCCTTCACCTCAAGAAAAGAATTTTTACAAGTAAAAATGCTGGGCAAAAAGGCCTTCACCCAATGTGCAGGATTTTTAAGAATCAGTAATAGTGAAAATATTTTAGACCATACTGGAGTGCACCCAGAATCCTACCCAGTAGCAGAAAAACTAATCAAAGAAAGTGGTTTTTCTAAATCAGATTTTATGGGCAAAGAGTTAGAAAGCACAGCTAAAAAGCTAGAGACTATAGATGTAGAGGTCATGGTCCAAAGATTGGAAGTAGGTGAGCCCACCTTAAGGGATATCATTAAAGAATTACAAAAGCCCGGTAGAGACCCTAGGGATGAGATGGAAAAGCCAATCTTTAGAACAGATGTTATGGAAATATCCGATTTAAAACCTGATATGGAGCTCACTGGAACAGTAAGAAATGTAGCCGACTTTGGAGCCTTTGTAGACATTGGTGTGCATCAGGATGGACTAGTACACATCTCCCAACTAAGTGATTCCTTTGTGAAAAACCCCATGGACGTGGTTAGAGTAGGGGATATTGTAAAGGTAAGGGTATTAGATGTAGACGTAGAGAGAAATAGAATTTCGTTGACCATGAAGGGGATATAA
- a CDS encoding gamma-glutamyl-gamma-aminobutyrate hydrolase family protein produces the protein MKPIVGVTCSCDLHYKKQYKETNYCEALRQVGAIPVLVPVLSYSKEDLAQLLQKLDGIVLTGGYDIHPIHFEEEPRQGLGPVVPERDTLELALVQECIERELPLFGVCRGLQVLNIALGGDLYQDIYRQIKSREILQHNHSSEGELVIHSIDIDNDSFLYDIFQQKIGWVNSFHHQAIRNVASSLVPVAWSKDGLIEAVQHRDIPSIFAVQWHPEKMWDRDAFSLKLFEHFMGFLKKPMVIA, from the coding sequence ATGAAACCAATCGTAGGAGTAACCTGTTCTTGTGACTTGCATTATAAAAAGCAATACAAAGAAACCAATTATTGCGAAGCATTGAGACAAGTGGGAGCTATCCCAGTATTGGTTCCCGTTTTGTCTTACTCTAAGGAGGATCTTGCTCAATTGCTGCAAAAACTAGATGGAATAGTACTTACGGGAGGATATGATATTCACCCTATCCACTTTGAGGAAGAGCCAAGACAAGGATTAGGTCCCGTCGTGCCCGAAAGAGATACTTTAGAGCTTGCCTTGGTTCAGGAATGCATAGAAAGGGAACTCCCTCTTTTCGGGGTATGCAGGGGGTTGCAGGTTTTAAACATTGCCCTAGGTGGCGATTTATACCAGGATATCTATAGACAAATCAAAAGTCGAGAAATTCTCCAACACAACCATAGTAGTGAAGGGGAGTTGGTCATTCATTCTATAGATATTGATAATGATAGTTTTCTCTACGATATTTTCCAACAAAAGATTGGTTGGGTAAACTCCTTCCATCATCAAGCCATCCGCAATGTGGCTTCTTCATTGGTTCCTGTTGCTTGGAGTAAGGATGGACTGATAGAGGCAGTACAACACAGGGATATCCCTTCCATATTTGCCGTTCAGTGGCATCCAGAAAAAATGTGGGATAGAGATGCCTTTTCCCTGAAGCTCTTTGAGCATTTTATGGGCTTTTTAAAAAAACCAATGGTTATTGCATAA
- the prfB gene encoding peptide chain release factor 2 (programmed frameshift), with protein sequence MELEQYLQELQSIEEQIIEMGASLDLPNKKKEIEKLEKEMSKSDFWEDIERAQQIGQKNKELQSIIEQHQDLQEKKEDIEVLIQLTLEENDSSMLGDIRSGMKELRQEIESFKLQTLLKGDYDHSNAILAFHAGAGGTEAQDWVEMLLRMYIRWAEQHDYRVKTLDYLAGDDAGVKSATILVSGLNAYGFLKSEKGVHRLVRISPFDTSGRRHTSFASLDVMPEIDEEVEVDIRNEDLKIDTYRSGGAGGQHVNTTDSAIRITHLPTGIVVQCQNERSQHLNKEVAMKMLKSKLIELKESEQKEKIEDLKGEYNQIAWGSQIRSYVFHPYNMVKDHRTSVEVGNIQAVMDGEIDEFIHAYLKAN encoded by the exons ATGGAACTAGAACAATATCTTCAGGAATTACAATCCATAGAAGAGCAAATTATAGAAATGGGGGCTTCACTT GACCTCCCTAACAAGAAAAAGGAAATAGAAAAACTAGAAAAAGAAATGAGCAAGTCAGATTTTTGGGAAGATATAGAAAGAGCTCAACAAATTGGTCAAAAAAATAAGGAACTACAAAGCATAATAGAGCAACATCAAGATTTACAGGAGAAAAAAGAGGATATAGAGGTGCTAATCCAGTTGACCCTAGAGGAAAATGACAGCAGTATGTTAGGGGACATCAGAAGCGGTATGAAAGAATTGCGCCAAGAAATAGAAAGCTTCAAATTACAAACCTTACTTAAAGGAGACTACGATCATAGCAATGCGATACTAGCCTTCCATGCCGGTGCTGGAGGTACTGAGGCCCAAGATTGGGTAGAAATGCTTCTTCGGATGTATATTCGTTGGGCAGAACAACATGATTATAGGGTAAAAACCTTGGACTATCTAGCAGGGGATGATGCAGGGGTGAAAAGTGCCACTATATTGGTGTCTGGCCTAAATGCCTATGGATTTTTAAAATCCGAAAAGGGTGTACATCGTTTAGTGCGCATATCTCCCTTTGATACTTCCGGTCGCCGCCATACTTCCTTTGCCTCGCTAGATGTCATGCCGGAGATTGATGAAGAAGTAGAGGTAGATATCCGCAATGAGGATCTAAAGATTGACACCTATCGATCGGGAGGAGCAGGAGGACAACACGTCAATACCACAGATTCCGCTATTCGCATTACCCACCTTCCCACAGGAATTGTAGTACAATGCCAAAATGAACGTTCCCAACATCTCAATAAAGAAGTAGCCATGAAAATGCTTAAAAGCAAATTGATTGAACTAAAGGAATCGGAACAAAAGGAAAAAATAGAAGATCTCAAGGGTGAGTATAATCAAATTGCATGGGGTAGCCAGATTCGATCCTATGTTTTTCATCCTTATAACATGGTCAAAGATCATAGAACCAGTGTAGAGGTAGGCAATATTCAGGCCGTGATGGACGGGGAAATTGATGAATTTATCCATGCCTATTTAAAAGCAAATTAG
- the secA gene encoding preprotein translocase subunit SecA, which yields MALLEKIFGNLNDREIKKMMKTVDQIEALEPQMEALKDEELQHKTIEFKERLSQGETLDDLLVEAFAVVREASKRVLHMRHFSVQLLGGIVLHEGRIAEMKTGEGKTLVATLPAYLNALEEKGVHIVTVNDYLATRDSEWMGKLYEFLGLKVGLVVHGLDFAQRKEAYTADITYGTNNEYGFDYLRDNMVIHKEQMVQRDLNYAIIDEVDSILIDEARTPLIISGSGDKSTKLYNVVDSFVKTLKNEEHFTIDEKAHTVVLTEEGVEKAEGYFGLENLADPENMEISHHINQALKARHLMKIDKDYVVKDGEVIIVDEFTGRLMLGRRYSDGLHQAIEAKENVRVERESKTLATITFQNYFRMFNKLGGMTGTAKTEEEEFKAIYNMDVVIVPTNKPMIREDMSDVIYKNEKGKFNAIAEEIKKRHATGQPVLVGTISIEKSEELSKLLKKQGIKHEVLNAKYHEKEAEIVAQAGQRGAVTLSTNMAGRGTDIVLGEGVKELGGLHIIGTERHESRRIDNQLRGRSGRQGDAGSSRFYISLEDDLMRLFGSERILGLVESVGLEEDQPIEHKMLSRGIENAQKKVEANNFNIRKHVLQYDDVMNRQREIIYKQRRTVLEGENIHDQIWSMLEALIEHYVQVYTGFSTYSEEWDFKGLWDYMETIFLPKNSLEIPEVDLTREELAQMLLEVAQEIYSKKEEKIGSEQMRELERVILLQVVDSKWMEHIDDMEQLKQGIGLRAYGQEDPVQAYQKEGFNMFEEMIHSIQEETIKYLFHVEVNKAPKPKQQVEMDNLVTNKSDEGTSKPVVKEDKIGRNDPCPCGSGKKYKKCCGR from the coding sequence ATGGCCCTATTAGAAAAGATATTTGGAAATTTGAATGATAGAGAAATTAAAAAGATGATGAAGACAGTAGATCAAATTGAAGCCTTAGAACCCCAAATGGAAGCTTTAAAGGACGAAGAACTTCAACATAAGACCATAGAATTTAAAGAAAGATTATCCCAGGGGGAGACTTTAGATGATCTTTTGGTAGAAGCCTTTGCAGTAGTGCGAGAAGCTTCTAAAAGAGTGCTTCATATGAGGCATTTCTCTGTGCAGCTTTTAGGAGGAATAGTACTTCATGAAGGCAGAATTGCAGAGATGAAGACCGGGGAAGGAAAAACTTTAGTGGCAACCCTACCAGCCTATCTTAATGCTTTGGAAGAAAAAGGAGTTCACATTGTGACGGTCAATGATTACCTAGCCACCAGAGATAGTGAGTGGATGGGTAAACTCTATGAATTTTTAGGATTAAAGGTAGGATTAGTGGTTCATGGGTTAGATTTTGCCCAAAGAAAAGAAGCCTATACTGCTGATATTACCTATGGAACCAATAATGAGTATGGATTTGACTATCTAAGAGATAATATGGTTATCCACAAGGAACAAATGGTACAACGGGATTTAAATTATGCCATCATAGATGAGGTAGACAGTATTCTCATTGATGAAGCTAGAACACCACTGATTATTTCAGGCAGTGGCGATAAAAGTACCAAACTCTATAATGTAGTAGACTCCTTTGTAAAAACCTTGAAAAATGAGGAGCATTTTACCATTGATGAAAAAGCTCATACTGTAGTGTTAACCGAAGAGGGAGTAGAAAAAGCCGAAGGCTATTTTGGACTAGAAAACCTTGCCGATCCTGAAAATATGGAAATTTCCCATCATATCAATCAGGCGCTAAAGGCCCGTCACCTCATGAAAATAGATAAGGATTATGTAGTTAAAGACGGAGAAGTAATTATTGTAGACGAATTCACCGGACGATTAATGTTAGGGAGACGATATAGCGATGGTCTGCACCAGGCTATAGAAGCTAAGGAAAATGTAAGAGTAGAAAGAGAATCTAAAACCTTAGCCACCATTACCTTCCAAAATTACTTTAGGATGTTTAATAAATTGGGAGGAATGACCGGAACAGCCAAAACTGAGGAAGAGGAATTTAAAGCCATTTATAACATGGACGTTGTCATTGTGCCTACCAATAAGCCTATGATTAGAGAGGATATGTCTGATGTTATCTACAAAAATGAAAAGGGCAAATTTAATGCCATTGCAGAAGAAATCAAGAAAAGACATGCCACTGGTCAACCCGTACTGGTAGGAACTATTTCCATAGAAAAGTCAGAAGAATTAAGCAAATTATTAAAGAAACAAGGCATTAAACATGAGGTATTAAATGCCAAGTACCATGAAAAGGAAGCAGAAATTGTAGCCCAAGCAGGTCAAAGAGGAGCCGTTACCCTTTCTACCAATATGGCAGGACGGGGGACTGACATTGTTCTAGGGGAAGGGGTCAAAGAGCTAGGCGGCCTTCACATTATTGGTACTGAAAGACATGAAAGTAGACGGATTGATAACCAGCTAAGAGGACGTTCTGGACGACAAGGGGATGCCGGGTCCTCAAGATTTTATATTTCCCTTGAAGATGATTTAATGCGTCTTTTTGGTTCTGAGAGAATCTTAGGCTTAGTAGAAAGTGTGGGCTTAGAAGAGGATCAACCCATAGAACACAAAATGCTATCTAGAGGCATTGAAAATGCCCAGAAAAAAGTAGAGGCAAATAATTTTAACATTAGAAAACACGTCCTTCAATATGATGACGTGATGAATCGCCAAAGGGAAATTATCTACAAACAAAGGCGTACAGTACTAGAGGGAGAAAATATTCATGACCAAATATGGTCCATGCTAGAAGCCCTAATAGAACACTATGTACAGGTCTATACAGGTTTTAGCACCTACTCTGAAGAATGGGATTTCAAAGGTCTTTGGGATTATATGGAGACAATATTTTTACCCAAGAATAGCTTAGAAATTCCGGAAGTAGACTTAACCAGGGAAGAATTAGCCCAAATGCTATTAGAAGTGGCCCAAGAGATATATAGTAAAAAAGAAGAAAAAATAGGCAGCGAGCAAATGAGAGAATTAGAAAGAGTTATTCTCTTACAGGTAGTAGATAGCAAGTGGATGGAACATATTGACGATATGGAACAATTAAAACAAGGTATTGGTTTAAGGGCCTACGGACAAGAAGATCCAGTACAAGCCTACCAAAAAGAAGGCTTTAATATGTTTGAAGAAATGATCCATAGCATTCAGGAGGAAACCATAAAATATCTATTCCATGTAGAAGTCAACAAGGCACCAAAGCCTAAGCAACAGGTAGAAATGGATAATCTTGTCACCAATAAAAGCGATGAGGGAACTTCTAAGCCTGTAGTAAAGGAAGACAAAATTGGAAGAAATGACCCCTGCCCCTGTGGTAGTGGAAAGAAATATAAAAAATGTTGTGGAAGATAG
- the dhaL gene encoding dihydroxyacetone kinase subunit DhaL: MEYILNAGNSEIVLKIIEAIHQNAEYLSEIDGATGDGDHGVNMNKGFLMAKERIMNKELSFAEAIKILGRTLIMDIGGSMGPIYGTMFNEFWKALKTTEKIQATDLLNALNNSTTALMDLAGAKVGDKTLIDTIVPARDAFANALQEGKSFFESLEELSAGAEAGKENTKNMMAKIGRAARLQERSIGFLDAGATSCCIILQTMASAMKGHIQNEEI; encoded by the coding sequence ATGGAATATATCTTAAATGCTGGAAATTCAGAGATTGTGCTTAAAATCATTGAAGCCATCCACCAAAATGCCGAATATTTAAGTGAAATAGACGGAGCTACAGGAGATGGAGATCATGGGGTAAATATGAATAAGGGATTTTTAATGGCCAAGGAACGTATTATGAATAAGGAATTATCCTTTGCTGAGGCCATTAAAATATTGGGACGCACTTTAATTATGGATATTGGAGGATCCATGGGGCCCATTTATGGTACTATGTTTAATGAATTTTGGAAAGCCTTGAAGACTACAGAAAAAATCCAGGCAACTGATCTTTTAAATGCTCTGAATAATAGCACTACTGCCCTTATGGATTTAGCTGGTGCAAAAGTAGGAGATAAAACCCTTATTGACACCATTGTACCTGCTAGAGATGCCTTTGCTAATGCCTTACAAGAGGGAAAATCCTTTTTTGAGTCTTTAGAAGAGTTATCTGCTGGTGCTGAAGCTGGCAAGGAAAATACCAAAAATATGATGGCTAAAATAGGCCGTGCTGCTAGATTGCAGGAGCGCTCGATTGGATTTTTGGATGCGGGAGCAACATCTTGTTGTATCATTTTACAAACCATGGCTTCTGCGATGAAGGGACATATACAAAATGAAGAAATATGA